One genomic window of Deltaproteobacteria bacterium CG11_big_fil_rev_8_21_14_0_20_42_23 includes the following:
- a CDS encoding DNA-directed RNA polymerase subunit omega: MARVTIEDCLDVVDNRFALVHATAERTKQLFQGSKPLVNCKNREAVTALREIADNKLDIKYVTRGEDTYEMAAGFDGDEKTIEI, translated from the coding sequence ATGGCTCGAGTAACAATAGAAGACTGTTTAGATGTGGTGGATAACCGTTTCGCCCTTGTTCATGCAACAGCCGAACGCACGAAGCAATTGTTTCAAGGTTCAAAACCGTTGGTGAACTGCAAAAACCGCGAAGCCGTAACCGCTTTGCGCGAAATCGCCGACAACAAACTCGACATAAAATACGTTACACGTGGAGAAGATACCTACGAGATGGCAGCCGGTTTTGATGGGGATGAAAAAACGATAGAGATTTAG
- the gspD gene encoding type II secretion system protein GspD: MKYAKLLFLFFFCSLLSVSSVVFAQQSADQERVTLPSSQDADAADVQQPSQAAAEEQKSPQDDLVYLNVQGQDIKDVIKQISKATKKNFIIDDKIRGKVTIISEQKMTREEAYQAFLSALEVAGYTVVKGPAGILKVIQQKDAKSSPIPIHVDSTPLTDSYVTRLVNLENISALEISNAIKGLISKSGNLFAYPATNTLIITDSGTNIDRLMKIIKELDQEGPQQVVEIIPVVNADAKQVASTVLNLFEAGKANNRRTVKGAADSEEQVSKIIADDRTNSIIVVASKRSIQNVRDIIARLDTKLETGDTGGVHVHYLKHAKASDIASTLSSVTAGAGAATAAKGKTTGQPAVAQFEGGIKIGADETTNALIITSSAKDYKILVDELISKLDIPRKQVYLESTIMELAVRKADDYGLKGFGSGGFGNLLGFGQTFAATAGLGGLFSSGGLVGGVLSRDNITVSVPTETGGSSDVTLPAYSAFLNLIQTYSDANIVSSPNLLTLDNEEAEINITEKIYAKKVTNTATGLSTQEPTPLESGLILKLTPQISEGDTVKMKIDQELSNFTGTADPDTGAAPSSKRKVSTTVVTQDGQTVVLGGLMQDNVTHSKSKVPFLGDIPILGLLFRTSTSSNTKSNLLILITPYVIRTPNDFSNVMRRKIEERNRFVNNNFNSKQRQTIRDTLAAHRQDLLDFVDGGIKGEDDEEKKAPPKVQQPGENIGSPNVSKISFSSTGPVSESASAPSSYYEINDASPSALSSSVPPSSGSSEPVITVPSLDKKRYSTTPNNAEAKSAPVPSVNINPGRPKVVPPSAPAEGSTPPPGDLDLAY, translated from the coding sequence ATGAAATACGCTAAACTTTTATTCCTTTTCTTTTTCTGTTCACTTCTTTCTGTTTCTTCTGTTGTGTTTGCGCAACAAAGTGCAGATCAAGAAAGAGTTACACTTCCCAGCAGCCAAGATGCTGATGCTGCCGATGTTCAGCAGCCAAGTCAAGCAGCTGCAGAAGAACAAAAATCACCTCAAGATGATTTGGTTTACTTAAATGTGCAAGGCCAAGACATCAAAGATGTGATTAAGCAAATTAGTAAGGCCACCAAAAAGAACTTCATCATCGATGACAAAATTCGTGGAAAAGTGACCATTATTTCAGAACAAAAAATGACCAGAGAAGAAGCCTATCAAGCTTTTCTCTCTGCACTTGAGGTGGCGGGATACACAGTAGTGAAGGGGCCTGCAGGGATTTTGAAAGTCATTCAACAAAAAGATGCGAAGTCTTCTCCCATTCCCATTCATGTTGATTCTACTCCGCTCACTGATAGCTATGTGACAAGATTGGTAAACCTCGAAAACATTAGTGCGCTAGAAATTTCCAATGCCATCAAAGGCCTCATTTCAAAATCGGGAAATCTTTTTGCCTATCCGGCCACAAACACGCTCATCATCACCGATTCGGGCACCAACATTGATCGCTTGATGAAAATTATCAAAGAATTAGACCAAGAGGGTCCACAGCAAGTGGTAGAAATTATTCCAGTTGTTAACGCCGATGCAAAGCAAGTGGCATCAACCGTGCTCAATCTTTTTGAGGCTGGAAAAGCGAATAACAGAAGAACGGTAAAAGGTGCAGCCGATAGTGAGGAGCAAGTTTCAAAAATTATTGCCGATGACAGAACCAACTCTATCATTGTGGTTGCCAGTAAACGTTCTATCCAAAATGTTCGCGATATCATTGCGCGTCTCGATACCAAATTGGAAACAGGTGATACAGGCGGTGTGCATGTTCACTACTTGAAGCATGCAAAGGCTAGCGATATTGCTTCCACCTTAAGTTCGGTGACGGCAGGTGCTGGAGCTGCAACTGCTGCAAAGGGGAAGACTACGGGCCAACCAGCGGTTGCACAGTTTGAAGGCGGCATAAAAATTGGCGCTGATGAAACTACCAATGCGCTCATCATTACTTCGTCTGCAAAAGATTACAAAATTCTTGTGGATGAGCTCATTAGCAAACTCGATATTCCCAGAAAACAAGTTTACCTTGAATCAACCATTATGGAACTTGCCGTACGCAAGGCCGATGATTATGGCCTGAAAGGTTTTGGAAGTGGAGGTTTTGGCAATCTTCTTGGCTTTGGCCAAACGTTTGCGGCCACCGCTGGCTTGGGCGGGCTCTTTAGTTCTGGCGGACTTGTGGGTGGAGTTTTGTCGCGAGATAATATTACGGTGAGTGTTCCCACTGAAACGGGTGGTTCTTCAGATGTAACGCTTCCGGCATATTCTGCTTTTCTCAATCTGATTCAAACTTATTCCGATGCCAACATTGTTTCGTCACCAAATTTACTGACGCTTGATAATGAAGAAGCTGAAATTAACATCACCGAGAAAATTTATGCCAAAAAAGTTACCAACACTGCAACTGGTCTTTCTACGCAAGAGCCCACGCCACTTGAATCGGGCTTGATCTTGAAGCTTACTCCGCAAATTAGTGAAGGCGACACAGTGAAAATGAAAATCGATCAAGAGCTTTCAAACTTCACCGGAACTGCCGATCCCGATACTGGTGCCGCGCCTTCGTCAAAACGAAAAGTTTCAACTACTGTTGTGACACAAGATGGTCAAACGGTTGTGCTGGGTGGTTTGATGCAAGACAATGTTACGCACAGCAAAAGTAAAGTTCCATTTTTAGGAGACATTCCTATTCTTGGTCTTTTGTTTAGAACTTCAACTTCATCGAACACCAAAAGTAATTTGCTTATTCTCATCACGCCCTATGTGATTAGAACTCCAAATGATTTTTCAAATGTGATGCGCCGAAAAATTGAAGAGCGAAATCGTTTTGTAAATAACAATTTTAATTCGAAGCAGCGTCAAACAATTCGTGATACCTTAGCGGCGCATCGACAAGACTTGCTCGATTTTGTTGATGGGGGAATCAAAGGGGAGGATGATGAAGAAAAGAAAGCTCCTCCAAAAGTGCAACAGCCAGGTGAGAATATTGGTTCGCCAAATGTGAGCAAAATTTCCTTTTCCTCAACAGGTCCTGTTTCTGAAAGTGCAAGTGCTCCTTCAAGTTATTACGAAATTAACGATGCATCGCCGTCGGCCCTTTCTTCGTCTGTGCCTCCTAGCTCCGGTTCTTCCGAGCCAGTAATTACGGTGCCGTCCCTCGACAAAAAGCGCTATTCCACTACGCCGAATAATGCTGAAGCCAAGTCCGCTCCTGTGCCCTCGGTTAACATTAATCCCGGAAGGCCAAAAGTAGTGCCGCCAAGCGCTCCTGCAGAAGGCAGCACTCCACCGCCAGGAGACCTTGATTTGGCCTATTAG